The genomic DNA ataatgcgagattaaatttaacgagttttttctcgaaacacaacgactttattctcgatatttaatgagtttattctcaagattgtatttcgacttttttctcgaaatttaacgagtttaatttcgcattataatgactttaatctcgagatggcttttttattattattattattgcttggccctaatcctcttccgtatgtatctaatgcaattacatacattctaacattttaaatgtgacttAGGTGTCCAGAATCCAAATATTTTTGAAGCTATATTTGTCAGCATTAGAGCTACCAATAAGGAAAAGTTCTCACCTTTTGTCCATTTTTGAGATCACTGCATGTGGATTTTGATATGCTTATTACATCCCTTTGTACCTCTGTGAATATCTGATTCAGGTTCTCTACTTTATCATTTTTCAAAGTGTTTATCTGTGGAAGAGATGTCAACTTATTACTCAGAAAAGTCTTAAATCAGTCTCCAGTGCTAATAAACCATAACTgatgtaaagtaaaaaataataataatataaaaaaataacaataaaaaaaattcacttaCGTGTTTCAGTGAGGTCTTCACAGGTTTCGCTTTGCTTTTAGGCTTTGACTGCCTGTTCGCAACCTGAAAGACATTCTGCTGCTTTTTACCTCTCTGTTTATTTTTGGCCATGTTTTGTGTAACCTGGAAGGCTTTCTGCTGAGATCCTTCACAAAACTCGATTGACAAATAGCAACGACTCTGACACGCAGCTTAGATTTGACAGCTTCAAAAGAAGGCCACAAAAAACAGTACAATAATCTGTGCCTAGATCACACTTTGATTACTCgatcttaaaatatatttgtccAACAAAACTTTTACaacgaaaataaaataaattatgtttctaTCCTATTACACAGACTACGCATTATCAAGTAAAAACAGCCTTTACCACCATCCACGTGTGTGTTGTGACCACTGATCTATACATATAactctaaactgccagcagtatgtgaagctaccggaagtgctatggcggccatcttactattccctaccgacagagggcatctcGGCATGTGCGGCGTTTAACAGCGAAACACTCACTAAAGGATGTGgcaaaagtgcccacaggttgtaatttaaaGACTATGTACCTATTAAGCACAAATTATTCATCACCCCCATGTAGAGTGTGAATAACGTTCATAATGGATAATtatttcaacagtaaaaatacaacaccaaagtgtattaataggcctacccctttttaaagcaaaattatcCAATAGcgacatctgcagattgttaaaGGATGCAacgtttctctgccttcatagtttaaacctGTTAAtactcattgttcataatgttgacaaattattcatctgcataatttgccaacattattaactatttttttactagattatatagtaaatgtgaactcatttaagcaaagttcatatgcagtgtgtgtgagtagcctatatatattattttatttttaccttatggaattatccatttgcattcatttctggaatatgtacataccagcttgtgagcatttaattatttcaacaatccccatatcttttaaatcataatcagaaataagtttattggcataagcacactcaaggaaatcatacatatttatttgttcaataacaaacgcttccaagtacacacaaaaatgtacttaaactgaacaatacaatacaaatttcCAGATATTTGGGGACAAATCTGCTTGGATTTAACAAAAATCCCACATAGCTAAGTCAGCTTTCAAAACAATGGTAGCAAGACATCAAGctcatcagagctagtggcagaTGTTCTCCACCGGACAGTGACACTCGAGGCAGcatcttctgatatgctggcCTTTCAGGCAAAGTGAcattcagcctgaaacagaagacacagagaaaaagaaCACTGGAAgtcttcccagcttgtccatgttcaaagaggctaTGGTGGGGTACATATcaggctttgcagttaaaacaactatgaagaagattctgtgcactacctgtttatcagcactcggtgtcgagagctcttcccaagatgaacacactgatcaACATggaagtcctgaggtggatttatcAGACCGTCAGACAGTGTCCTGAAAGTCTGCAGGACAGCTGAGAAGGTTCTGGAactccatggtggttctgcattcaaggaacttgaggcacacatgttcaacctagaaccatacaacaatcacatcttcatactcaaagtgcattgcagaaagctgcacaaacatcaggctccacttcattgccaaggaaacgtgctgcatcacactccaaacggcttaagaaaactctgggcaagcttgtactgcaaaaaagaagaaaaaataaaagtttgatatATAGACCAGGGCCgattgcaccagctatacgcaagtttaaacttagcctagttgtggcgtaaatgggcaccaagttacaatttatgcactactaaatatttgagcgttgcaccattaaaggtaggacgtaaccctaaGTATAAACTAAAAGACTCCGACcaggtgtaactgatggaataagaaagcagactgatatttaatgacatcaatgagctcatgttttgcatgacaggcatcaatcatttcgatatacattatgatgttgacatttacgagagagaaaaaaaccttACTTTTAAGTGTCATGCAGTTTTCAGGATGCGTTGCccgtgtcaagtttcaacacacagGCATGATCAGCAAAGGACAAAAAAGAAGGAAGGCTGCAACCCCAGCGAACCAAACCCCCATTTCTCTTTTGGCCACACAAAATACGAATCATTGTAATTACTCAATTGTGATTGTCAAATTTTGTTTTATCAGTACATTTTGTGCTGTCGGCATTAATCCGTAGCACTTTTTCAGTTTTAGTACATTTAAGTAGACCCTTTCAACCCTCtacgatcatgttggagaaagaagCATCAAtggctaatacatttttgtttttactcgccagaGTTTTGACGACATGTAAGCATAATATaactaacaaaatatattaagcaaactgagggGGGACACTTCATATATATTCACGCAATATAGTATATtgcaattttttaaaatatttttctttgtgatttaatatcattttagctttttaaaaatgtacaaatttcacattttatCAATTTATATGACGTCATGAAatcgcatttttaataatgatacaagctgttgtcactttttgaaatttcatactaatttttaacaaaacaattcacaaggtagaaacctaataatgaaaattaggggtcacgattgtgaaatttggctgacaataatTGTCAaacaataattgtgattatgacaatgaattgcctgttttgtgtttcatgaatatggtgattaattaccatacaaactcactcaagtcatttacaaatttagcttgggtcatataataaaataagggtgtgaattccttttcaggcttcataaacatatgaatgacagtcaaatataaaagtatccatccatccatccatcgtcaaccgcttatcctgtgtacagggtcgcggggggctggagcctatcccagctaacattgggcgaaaggcgggggacaccctggacaggtcgccagtccatcgcagatataaaagtatgacattttaaattattaaaataatattttaattatcaaaatatgtctctcaagAGAACTGCTCTtgacagttacatgagcaaacaaggtttgaacatgacccataacaaaatcaaattgaagttcatggctttttaatacttcggtgtacaaatatgaaggctgattattggatcaatgcaggtaaacgtcatattatgcgactaagcatcactttacggagagtttacgacttactagttaagacttgcctCTTTAAGACTTGCAAATATAGTTCTGTGATAGTTCAATTACTATTGAGGAGGTCTTAAATGCTATCACACTTGTTAAGGTTAACAAATCTCCTGAGGTTGATGGTCTCACGGCCAAATTTTTATAAAACCTTTTCTAATCTTATTGCCCCCTTTCTTAAAGAGGTTTATATAGAGAGTATAGAAAATACATGTCTTCCACCTACTGTAACTCAAGGATTAATAACGTTGATTCCAAAACCAAAAAAAGACCCATTGCTGTTAGGTAACTGGAGACCAATTTCTctattaaataatgattataagATCTTTGCCTTAATCTTTGCCAATAGAATCAAGTCAGTTATGGACCCCATTATAGATGAGGCCCAATTTGGGTTCTTAAAGAaaagacatatttcaaataatataagATTAGTCTTAGACTTGTTGGACTACTCGCATTTATGTACTGATAATGgatttattattttcttagaTTTCTATAAAGCGTTCGATACGGTAGagcatgcttttatttttagGTCATTACAAAAATTTGGGTTTGGAGACTTTTTCTGTAAAGCTATACTAACAATGTATAGGAACGCAAACTGTTCTATTAACCTTAAAGGTGCGGTTCATCCTCTAGATATGATCTAAAACGCTGTATTAGACAAGGTTGTCCAATCTCCCcttattttttttgttctgtacTCAGCTTATGAATATTTATGTTAAAGCAAGCCACTTAAAAGGTATTGCTGGCAGGGATATTATCATATCCCAGTTAGCAGACGATACTGCACTGTTTCTGAAAGATCAGCATCAGGTCTCGGCTGCTCTTACAGTAGTTGATGCCTTTTCTAAAGCTTCTGGCCTTATAGTTTAAACATCAGTAAATGTGAACTATTATCTATTAAAGACTGCCATTTACAACATATTGCTAATATCCCAGTGAAGGAATCAATTACATATTTGGGGATTGtatctcaaaagatcaaaaaTCTAGATGTAAGATACATTTTGATCCCATTCTTCAGAAAACTAAAGCAAAGTTGAATCACTGGCTTTTGAGGGATTTATCCCTAAAAGGTAGAGTTTTGTTGTGTAAAGCTGAGGGTCTGTCAAGATTAGTCTATGCTGCCACTTCACTCGATGTCTCTAAAGAGATGTGTAAAGTCATTGATActgctttatttaattttctttggaaaaaagaaccacattatattaGGAAATCTATAATAATGAATACTCATGAATCAGGTGGGTTGAACTTCCTTGATTTCTGTACTCGAAGTAATATTTTTGAAATTAATTGGATTTGACATTTCATTCTAAATCAAAATTCTCTTTGGAATTTTATACCCAATTTTGTTTTCTCCAAAGTAGGTGGTCTTGAGTTTCTCTTGATATGCAATTACAAAATTGAGAAAATACCTCTAAATTGATCATCCTTTCATAAACAAATGTTGCTGGCTTGGTCCCTGTTATATAAGCATAACTTTTCACCCCATAGATATTTAATTTGGAACAAttacaatatattattaaaaaataaatctttattttccGAAAGATGTTTTTTAGCAGGCATAACACAAGTCTATCAATTATTAAATCAAGAAGGCATGTTGCTCACTTCTGAGTTTCTAGATGTCCATAAAATCTCAGTGACACCAAGGGAGTTTTCTATTGTTATGGATGCGATTCCCACAGGGGTCTTGGCACTATTCAGAGCTAATACTCAAAACAGTATTGCGCCCCCTCCTGCTTATGATTTATTTGATACTGCAATTGGGAAACTTTGTTTTGCCCCtggagttttaaatattaataaaactattcGTTCCTTACTTAAAAAAGACATTGTCACTATGTCAAACTGAACTGTTTATTGGAATAGACTGGTGGAAGGTTTATTATGGAAGGCCATCTGGGCTttaccaaacaaatatttataagtAAATAAAGTTTAGGAAATAACTTTCAAAATCTTACACCGATACTACCCGGTCaatatttttcttgttaaatttGAAAAGGATGTTGATTTGAACTGTTCTTTTTGCAATACATTGGCTGAGaccttgtttcatttattttggcattgTGCTCATGTAAGTACATTTTGGAAAGATTTGACTAGATTTATAATTGATAACATAGAACCCactttttctttatatttagaaaacattatatttggttttaataatatcccctcaaataaaaggaaagaatactatagcctattataaatgta from Xyrauchen texanus isolate HMW12.3.18 chromosome 41, RBS_HiC_50CHRs, whole genome shotgun sequence includes the following:
- the rbis gene encoding ribosomal biogenesis factor, which gives rise to MAKNKQRGKKQQNVFQVANRQSKPKSKAKPVKTSLKHINTLKNDKVENLNQIFTEVQRDVISISKSTCSDLKNGQKLVREAPREQVNVDNAAQLFSQL